Genomic segment of Serinicoccus hydrothermalis:
CCGGGGTGGGCCCGGTCTGGCGCAGGTTGACGGGGACGGAGCGCCCCTGCTGCACCGTCGGGTGGTTGTGGTTGGTGGGGGCCGTGTCCGGGGCCGTGGCCCCCGCCGACTGGTCCTGGGTCTGGGTGGAGATCGGGGTTGCCGCCATGGGCGTCGCCCTCCTGTCGTGCGGGGCCGATCCTGTGACCGGCCGAACGGTGGGCTGGTTTCCAGCGTGCTTCGGACGCTACACCGCGCGTCTCGCCTGATGCAATGGTCTTCGTCATACGCAACACGGCGTGTCGCGGGTGTGGTCCGGTCCGGCGCTCAGGACTGCTGCTCGGAGGACCAGTCCGGGTCGCGGCCGAGGCGGGCGAGCAGCCGATCGGTCGGGGAGGCGTCGTCGGAGACCTCGAGCGGCGGGGCGCAGATCCCCGCGCTGTAGAGCGCCTCCCCCCAGCCGTCGGCCGTGGCGGTCAAGGCCGCGGCCTGCTCCTCGTCCACCGACCACGGCTGACCCGTGGCGCGGGCGACGTCGGAGGCGTGGATGACGAGATCCCAGCCGTAGAAGTCGGCCATCGTGGCTCCGAGGGTCGTCGGACCGAAGTAGCCGTCGTACTCCCGCTCTGCGACTCCGTCCTGCAGGAGGATGTCGCAGGCCTGCTCTGCGTGCTCGGCCCATGCCCGTCCGGGGTCGCCGAGGTCGGGCGCCAGCCCGAGATCGAATCCCTGCTGCCCGAGGAAGTCGCGCTGCGTCTCGATGACGTGGGCCACGACGTCGCGCGCGCTCCACCCCGCGCACGGCGAGGAGGCGTCCCAGCGGCCCTCCACGCCGCGGACGACGAGGGTGAACTGTGCGGCGCGGTCGGCGAAACTCTGTGCTGTGTGGTTCATGCAGCCACGATGGCGCGACCGTGGGTGCCGCCTCTTGTCATAATCCGACACATGCCAGCCGAGGAGGGTCGCGCGCGCCTCCCCGACCCGGTCGACCGTGCGCACCTGACGGGCGTCAGCCGGCCCTCGCCACCGATCCATCGCTACATGCCCTCGCCCCACCTGCGCGACCTGGTGGAGCGCTACTGGATCCCGGTGTGGTCGCTGCCCGAGCCGTCGACGCAGAGCACGCTGCAGCACCCGGTCTGCCTCGTCGTCGTCAGCAACACGTATGCCCGCTTCTACGGCGTCGTCCGCGGCCGGTCGTCGGTGACGCTCGAGGGCGACGGCTGGGCTGTCGGGACGATGCTCACCCCGGCCGCCGGGCGGCTGGTCCTGGGCCGCTCGGTCGCGTCCGTGACCGACACGCACCTCGACCTGGGGCAGCTGCCGGGGACGGACGCGGACGCGCTCGTGGCGCAGATCCGTCGTGCGATGGCGGACGACCCCGGTTCGCCGCGCGCGCACACTGACGCCGTCGTGGCGACCGAGCGGTGGCTGACGGCATACCTGCCCGTCGACGACGCCGGCCTCCTCGTCAACGACCTCGTGGCCTGGGTGCGGGACCACCCGGAGGTGACGCGGGTCGACGAGCTCGCACGGAGGGCGGGGCTGGGGGAGCGGGCGCTGCAGCGGCTCGTCGAGCAGCGCGTCGGCCTCAGCCCCAAGTGGCTCATCCAACGGCGGCGGCTGCACGACGCGGTCGTCGCGCTCAAGGCCGGGGTCGGACCCGGGGCTCTCGCGGACCTCTCGATCCGGCTCGGGTATGCCGACCAGGCCCACTTCACCCGCGACTTCCGGGCCGTCACCGGGTTGACCCCGGGCGAGTTCGCGAGGGACCAACTGGTGCGCTGAGGGCGTCGGCGATGAACGCTCACCTGTGTCGGACCCGAGGCGTAGCGTCGGGTCATGGATGCCGAAGAAGTGGTCCCCCGGCTGGTCGAGACGATCGATGGCCACCGGTGGGAGGACCTGCCCGACCTGCTGGCGCCGGGCTTCACCAGCCGCCTCGTGCATACCGACGAGACCTTCGACCGGGACGCCTGGGTCCGGCTCAACGCGGACTACCCCGGGTTCGAGCGGATGGAGCTCGAGGACCTCGTCGCGGACGGGGGCCGCGCGGCGTGCCGGGCGCACGTCACCGGTGTGGTCGAGGGGCGGACGGCCCACTTCGAGGTGGCGATGTTCGTGACCGTGGCCGAGGGGGTGATCCAGGAGATGACCGAGGTCTGGGCCGACCTCGACGGCGTCGCCCCCGAGGGCACCCGGCCCTCGTGAGAAGCGGATCGGCCCGTCGATGTCGAGAAGCGGGATAGCGCCCCGACGTCCAGGGTGAGCGTCGGCATCCGCCGGTGCCACGACGAGAAGGAGCACCATGAAGTACGTCATCCTCATCCAGTCCAACCCCCAGCCCTGGGGCCACCCCACCAGCGACTATCTCCCGGCGTACCAGGACCAGACGCAGGAGGAGCGGGACCGCGGCAACGCCGACTTCGACGCGATGCTCAGGCAGCTCAGCGAGCGGGGCGAGCTGCTCGGGGGTGAGGCGCTGGGCGACCCGGCCACCTCGCGGCTGTTCCGCTGGGCGGATGGTGAGCGGGTGATCACCGACGGACCGTATGCCGAGGGCAAGGAGCACCTGGCCGGCTTCTTCCTCATCGACGTCGAGAGCCAGGAACGCGCCGAGGAGGTGGCCACGGCGTTCAGCGGACCCGGGGAGACGGTGGAGCTGCGGCCGGCCATGGGTGGTGGTGGCGACGCCGACTGATCCTGACGCGAAGACCTACGAGCAGGTCTGGCGCGCGGAGCGGCGGCACGTGCTCGCCGCTCTCGCGCGCCGGCACGGCGATCCGGCCGACTGTGAGGACGCCGTGCAACAGGCGTTGCTCGCCGCGGCGGAGCAGTGGCCGCGCGAGGGTATGCCGCAGAGCCCGCGGGCCTGGCTCGTGCGGGTCGCCTCGCGTCGTCTCATCGACCAGGTCCGTGCCGACGAGGCCCGACGGCGGCGCGAGGAGGTGGTCGAGCAGCAGGAGCGCGCCCTGCACGGCGGGGCGAGCCGGCCCGACCCGCCGTCCGAGCACGAGCCCACAGCGGTCGCCGACGACACGCTCGAGCTCATGCTGCGGTGCTGCCACCCGGCGATCTCCCCGTCCTCGCGGGTCGCGCTCACCCTGCGCGCCGTCGGTGGGTTGACCACCCGTGAGATCGCCGCCGGCTTCCTCGTCCCCGAGGCGACCATGGCGCAGCGGATCAGCCGCGCCCGCGCCACGCTGGCCGGTGACGGTGCGCGGTTCGGGAGCCCCGACACGGAGGAGCTGGCCGAGCGCCTGGCCGCCGTCCGCCACGTGGTGTCGGTGATCTTCACCGAGGGCCATCAGCGATCGTCAGGGGACACGGTGGTGGACGAGGCGTTCGCCGACGAAGCGATCCGGCTGGCGCGGGTCCTGCGCGCCGCCGATCCCGACGACCCGGAGAGCAGCGGCCTGCTCGCCCTGCTGCTGCTCACCCACGCCCGAGCTGCCGCCCGTGCCGACCACGCCGGCGACCTCGTGCCGCTGGAGCAGCAGGACCGCACGCGCTGGGACTGCGCACTCATCGCCGAGGGTGTGCGGCTCCTCGAGGAGTGCCTGCCCGCCGGGGAGGTTGGGCCGTTCCAGCTGCAGGCGGCCGTGGCTGCCGTCCATGCCGAGGCCGCCTGTCCGCAGGAGACCGACTGGCCGCAGATCCTCGTCCTCTACCGCATGCTCGACCGGGTGGCGCCGGCGCCCGCCACCACCCTGGCGCTGGCGGGTGCCACCGCCGAGGTCGAGGGGGCGGCAGCGGGCCTGGAGGTCCTGGGCCGGATCCAGGACGAGCGGTGGCACCGGCCGTACGCGGTCCGGGGCCACCTGCTGCGGCGACTGGGCGATGAGCAGGGGGCGAGAGAGGCCTTCGCGACCGCGGCACGGCTCACGTGCAGTGTCCCGGAGCAGCGCTACCTGCACCGGCTCGTCCGGGAGCCGGGGTAGAGGGGGCGTCCCGCACCCACCGGCGTGCACGACAGGGGTGCGCGAGGGCATACCCGCAGGTCGCCGGTGAAAGTGCACGCCGGGCGGCGCGAACGCTTGACACCCTTGCTGAGACGGATGAGACTTATTGCACCATACGCGCCGCGTTGCATATTACGCACCAACGAAGGGTGAGCATGAGCACCACATCCCTCCCTGCCCGCTGCGACGTCCTGGTCATCGGGGCCGGCATCGTCGGCAACTCGCTGGTCCACCACCTGGCCGAGCTCGGGTGGACCGACATCGTCCAGATCGACAAGGGCCCGCTGCCCAACCCAGGAGGGTCGACCGGGCACGCGTCCAACTTCATCTTCCCCGTGGACCACAGCCGCGAGATCACAGACCTGACCCTGGACTCGATGCGGCAGTACGAGGAGATGGGAGTGCTCACCACCTCCGGCGGCATCGAGGTCGCCCGCACCGAGGAGCGGATGGAGGAGCTGCGGCGGCGCATGAGCTCGGCCAGGGCGTGGGGCATCGAGTCGCGGCTCGTCACCCCCGAGGAGATCGCCGAGATGGTGCCGTTCCTCGACCCCTCCGTCGTCGTCGGCGGCTTCTACACCCCGAGCGTCGGCGTCGTCGACTCGCTGCGCGCGGGCACGATCATGCGGGAGAAGGCTCAGGACAAGGGCGTCCTCACGACCGTCCCCAACGTCGAGGTCACCGGCATGACGGTCACCGACGGACGGATCTGCGCGGTGCAGACCGACAAGGGCGAGATCGAGGCCCCCGTCGTCGTCATCGCCTGCGGCGTCTGGAGCCCGCGGCTGGCGCGCATGGCCGGCGCGCACATCCCGCTCACACCGGCGGTGCACCAGATGATCTCCGTCGGCCCCTGCGAGCAGCTCGCCGACAAGCCCGGCGAGATCAGCTTCCCCATCATCCGCGACATGGACACCTTCTGCTACGAGCGCCAGCACGGCTCGGACATGGAGGTCGGCTCCTACGCCCACCGCGCGATCCTGCACGAGCCGGACGAGATCCCCTCCATCGCCCAGGCCAAGCTGTCCCCGACCGAGATGCCCTTCACCGAGGACGACTTCGACCCCCAGCTGGAGCAGGCGCTCGAGCTCATGCCCGAGCTGCTCGGCGACGAGCGCGCCGAGATCCGGTATGCCATCAACGGCCTGCTCTCGCTCACCCCGGACGGCGCGCCCGTCCTCGGCGAGACGCCCGAGGTCACGGGCCTGTGGAGCTGCGCCGCGGTGTGGATCAAGGAGGGTCCGGGCGTCGGGCGCGCGGTCGCCGAGTGGATGACCCACGGCATACCCGAGATCGACCTGGGCCACAGCGACATCGCGCGCTTCTACCCCCACCAGCGCACCCGCGCCCACATCCGCGCCCGCACCAGCGAGGCCTTCAACAAGACCTACGGCATCGTCCACCCGGGCGAGCAGTGGGCCAGCTCGCGCCCGGTGCGGAAGTCGCCGATGCACGAGAGCCAGAAGGCGCTCGGCGCCGAGTTCTTCGAGGCCGTGGGCTGGGAGCGCCCGCAGTGGTATGCCTCCAACGAGCCGCTGCTCGAGGAGTTCGGCGACGCGGTGATGCCGCGCGAGAACGAGTGGGACTCGCGCTGGTGGTCACCGATCATCAACGCCGAGCACCTCGCGATGCGCGCCCGCGGCGGGATCGTGGACCTCAGCGCCTTCGCGATGTTCGACATCGTCGGGCCCGCCGCGCTGGACGCGGTGCAGCGGATCATCGTCGCCCAGGCCGACGTCGCGATCGGGCGGGTCGTCTACACGCCCGTGCTCGACGAGCAGGGCGGCTTCCGCTCCGACCTCACCGTCATGCGGCTCGCGCACGACCGCTTCCGCGTCGTCACCGGCGGCGCGCACGGCATGGTCGACGCCAAGTGGTTCGCCGACCACCTGCCGGACGGGGCCTCGCTGGTCGACCTGACCTCGGCATACACGACGATCGGGGTCTGGGGTCCGCGCGCCGGCGACGTCCTCGCGAAGCTCACCGACGACGACCTCTCGCCCGAGACGTTCACGTTCGGCACCTGCCGGCTCATCGAGGTCGGCGAGCTGTCCGTCCTCGCCTCGCGCATCTCCTACGTCGGCGAGTTCGGCTTCGAGCTGTATGCCCCGATCGAGACCGGTGCGGCGCTCTGGGACCGGCTCATCGAGGCGGGCCGCGAGCACGGCGTCGTGCCCGTCGGGATCGGGGTCTACACCGCGACCGGCCGGATCGAGAAGGGCTACCGCGCCTACGGCGCCGAGCTCGACTCCGAGCGGACCCTCGCCGAGACCGGCATGCAGCGCGCCAAGATCAAGGACGCCGACTTCATCGGCAAGGAGGCGGTCACGGCGCAGGCGCAGGAGGAGCCCCAGGCCGTGCTGTGCGCGCTGACCGTCGACGACCACACCTCCGCGAGCGGGGTGAAGCGCTACATGCTCGGCGGCGAGCCGATCCTCACCCGCGAGGGCGAGCAGCTCACCGACGGCCACGGCCACCACCCCTACGTCACCTCCGCGGCCTCGGCGCCGAGCCTGGGCAGGCACGTGCTCATGGCCTTCCTGCCCCCCGAGCAGGCGGTCGTCGGGACCGGGCTGGCGGTGTCCTACATGGAGGAGCTCTACCCCGTCACCGTGGCGAGCGTCGACGCGACGCCGCTGCTCGACCCGGACAACCTGCGGGTCAAGAACCGCTACGACGAGCTCGAGCCGGAGGCCGCCGGCGGTGCCGTCGCGCAGGAGCCGGTGGGGGTGGCCGGATGACCGACGTGCTGGTCTGCGTCAAGCGGGTGCCCGACACCTCCGGCGAGGTCGTCCTCACCGCCGACGGCGGCGGCGTCGACGGGCGGTATGCCGGGTGGACGATGAGCGCGCACGAGGAGTGCGCGGTCGAGATCGCGGCCGGGATCGCCGGTGACACGGGCGGCTCGGTCACGGTGCTGACGCTCGGCGACGAGGACAGCGTCGAGCAGCTGCGCTCGGCGCTCGCCGTCGGCGCGAACGACGCGGTGCGGATCGACGCCACGGCCGACGACTACGGCCCGGCCGACGTGGCGGGCGCGATCGCCGAGGTGGTCCGCGGCCGTGAGGCGGGCGGCGAGGGCTACGGCGTCGTCCTGCTCGGCAACGACGCCGCGGACACCGGGGACCACCAGGTCGGGATCCGGCTCGCCCACCTGCTGGACCGGCCCGTCGTGGCGGGGGCGCAGGAGGTGATGGCGAGCGGCGACCGGCTGGAGGTGCGCGTCGGGACCCCGGCGGGGACCGAGATCTACGACCTCCCGGTGCCGGCCGTGCTCACCGTCCTCGAGGGCGGCGTCGAGCCGCGCTACCCCAACATCAGCGGCCGGATGAAGGCCAAGAAGGCGCAGGTCGAGGTGGTCGAGCCCGGCGCCGCGCCGCAGGGATCGGGACGGCTCGGCCTGCGGGTCCTGCCGCCGCCGGAGAGCAACGTCGAGATGCTCGGCGAGGGGCCGGCCGCCGCGCCGCGCCTGGTCGCCGTGCTGCGGGAGATCGGAGTCGTGCGATGAGCGTGCTGGTGGTCGTGGAGCCGGACGAGAGCGGGAACGGGCTGTCGGTCGTCTCGCAGGAGACCCTGACCTTCGCGCGCCAGCTGCCGGGGGAGGGTGTCGACGCCGTCTTCGTCGGCTCCGTCGGTGACCCCGACGAGGCGGCGCTCGCCCAGTGCCGTGAGCACGGCGTGGGCACCGTCCACGTCACCGACGACGCACGGCTGGAGCGGTATGCCGCCCGCGCCTGGGCCCAGGTCGTGGAGACGGCCGCGGAGACCGGCGGTGCGGCATACCTCGTGGCGGGCGGGACCCCGCGAGGCAACGAGGTGCTGGCCCACGTCGCGGCCGCGCGCGGCGTGCCGATGCCGTGCAACGTCGTCGCCGTCGTGCAGGACGAGCCGCTGGAGGTGGAGCGCCAGGTCGTCGGTGGTGCCGTGCTGGAGCGGGTCGCGCTGGGTGGCGGTGGTGGCCTCGCGGTCGCCTCGGTCGCCGGCCACGCCGTCGCGCCGGAGCCGGCGGGGGAGCCGGGCGAGGCGCGCGTCGAGCGGGTCGAGGCGCAGATCGGCGACTCCGACCTCGCCGCCCAGGTGGTGCGGGTCGAGGAGCGCGAGGGTGGCGACACCTCCGCGCTGACCGGCGCGGACGTCGTCGTCGGTGCCGGCCGCGGCGTGGGCGGTGCCGACCAGTTCGCCGACGTCGAGCAGCTCGCCAGCCGGCTCGGCGGGGCGGTCGGGGTGTCCCGGGTCGTCACGAGCCTCGGCTGGCGTCCGCACCACGAGCAGGTGGGGCAGACCGGCAGCCGGATCTCGCCGGACCTCTACCTCGCGTGCGGCATCAGCGGCGCCATCCAGCACTGGGCGGGTTGCAGCTCGAGCCGGACGATCATCGCGGTCAACACCGACGCCGAGGCCCCCATGGTGACCAAGGCCCGGTATGCCGTCATCGGCGACATGCACGAGATCATCCCCGCCGTGCTCGAGGAGCTCGGCTGACCCCTCCCGCACGTTTTCGACATCTCGAATCGTCGCCATGGCGAACAAACCAGAGGTCGAATTCGGGCAGCCCGGGGTCTCGCACGTTTTCGACTACTCGAATCGTCGCCATGGCGAGCAAAGCAGAGGTCGAATTCGGGCGGCGCGGGTGCCGGAGGCGACAGGCCCGGGCTCCCGCGGTGAGGGCCCCGGCGGTCGGGGTCCCCGCCCGTCAGGGGGCGAGCAGGTCGGCGGAGCCCAGCCAGCGCTCGCCCTCGTCGAGGTAGCCGAGCCGGTGCAGCCATACCCCGGTGCAGACCCGCTCGACGAAGGCCCAGGCGTCCACCCGGTCCGCCTCCAGCCGCAGCCGCGCGCCGACCCGGTCCACCTGAGCCCGGTGCCAGGCCCGCACAGCCGCCGCGGGCTCGGTCCGCGCCAGCGCCTCCAGCTCGGCCATGAGGTCGCGCAGCGCCACGCCGGCGTCGTACTCCCGCTCGCAGAGGAAGCCGTCGGGGTCGATGAAGGCGTACCCCGAGCCCGGCCGCTGCAGCACGTTGAGGCTGTGCGCGTCGCCGTGCACGACGACCCGGTCGGTCGAAGGATCGGCGACCAGGTCGCGCGCGAGGGTGGCGGCGTGGTCGAAGGCGCGGGTATGCCCGTCCACCCACCCGCCCTCGGCGACCTCGGTCTCGACGATGGCGAGCAGCTGGCTGGCCTTCTCGCCGAGCTGCTCGTCGTGCGCGACCGACAGCGGCAGCTCCCAGGCGGGCTCCAGCAGCCCGACGAGGACCTCGACCTGCGCGAGGCCGTCGGGGACGGTGCGGGCGAGGGAGGGCCCGAGCCGTTCGAGGAGCGCCGAGCCGATCTCCTCGGCGTGGTCGAGCACCCGGCAGTAGCCGCGCCCGTCGGCGGCGGCCATCACCCGCACCTGCTGGCCGAGGTCGGTGCCGGCGTCGTCGAACTTCACGGCGGCGGGCAGGTCGCCCCGCCGCACCTCCAACACCGGCAGCCCGACCCCGTCGAGGTGCGCCTGCTCGATGACCAGGCCCCACCGGTCCACGGTGCGGGCCAGCACGTCGGGGAAGGCGTCGAGGAGGGGAGCGGCCCAGTCCTGGTCGGCCCAGGGTCGGGCACGGGCGAGCGCCACCACCTCCGACTGCTCCACGCCTCGATCGTGCCAGACGCCGCACCTTAGACTCCCGGGTGTGCCTCTCCCCGCCCGCCGCGCTCGACCGCGCCCGCTCGCGCGCCTGCGCGCGACGGCGGCGACGCTGCTGGCCGGGGCGCTGCTGCTGGCCGGGGGACCTGCGAGCGCGCTGACCGGCGACGAGGACGACCTCGGCGCCCGCGCCCTGCGGGAGGACGGCTGGAGCGAGCCCCACGCGGACCTCGAGGACGTCACGCGCAGCGGGCCGGTGGTCCCGACGAGCCCGCCGATCACCAACGTCACGCAGATGACGCCGTCCTACTACGCGGACGGCTGCCACGTCTTCCGCAGCGGCACCACGGTGCTGCCGGGCTGCGTCTACGGCGACGTCGACAGCGAGGTCGAGGTGGCGGTCCTCGGGTCCTCGAAGGTCGGGCAGTACTTCCCGGCGCTCGAGGAGATCGCGCTGCGCGAGGGCTGGCGGCTGCGGATGTACACCAAGCTCGCCTGCTCCTTCACCGACGAGCCGGAGCCGACCTACCCCGAGTGCGACGCCTACAAGGCCGACCTGCGCGAGCACCTGGCGGAGCACCCGCCGGACCTCGTCATCACCGGGGGGATGCGCCAGGACGTCGCCGACGGCTACACGCGCACCTGGACCTGGCTGCGCGGGCTGGGTGTCGAGGAGGTCGTGGCGCTCTGGGACTCGCCCGGTCCCACCGGCGGCAACCCCGCCGCCTGCGTCGCCCAGGCGATCGAGGAGGGCGAGAGCCTGAGCTCGTGCGCGGTCTGGCTGCTGGACCAGCACAGCGGCAACCCCTCGATGCGCGAGGCCGCGGCCCAGGTGCACGGGGCCTCCTTCGTCGACCTCCGCGACTGGGTATGCCCCAGCACCCACCTCGATCCCCGGTGCCCCGCCGTCGTCGGGCGCGCCCAGCTCTACGGCAGCGGCTCGCACCTCGTCCCCTCCTACACCGCCACCCTGACCGACCCCCTCCACCAGCGGCTGCACGAGGCCGGGATCGCGGCATACCGTCCCTCGGTGGACCGGGTCGGGGGCGCGGACCGGTATGCCACCGCCGCGCTGCTCGCGCGCGACGCCGCGCCCGGTGGCCGGGTCTTCCTCACCAGCGGCGCCGACTTCCCGGACGCGCTCGCCGCGGCGGCCAAGGCGGGCGCCCAGGACGAGGTCGTGCTGCTGACCCGTGGGGCGTCGCTGCCGTCGGTGACCCGCGAGGCCCTCCTCGAGCTCGAGCCCTCCCAGGTGCTCGTCGTCGGTGGCGAGGAGGCCGTGCCGCAGAGCGTTCTCGAGGAGGTCGCCGAGCTGGCGCCGGCGGAGCGGGTCGCCGGGAGCGGCCGCTACGAGACGGCCGCGGCGCTCGCGGAGGTGGCGCCGGTCGTGCGCGGCGAGGTGGTCTACGTCGCGACCGGCGAGGCCTTCCCGGACGCGCTCGCCGCTGCCGCGCAGGCCGGTCAGGCGTCGGCGCCGATCCTGCTCGTGCGCCACGACGAGGTGCCGGTGGCCACCGAGTACGCGCTGGACGCGCTCGACCCGGAGCGGGTGGTCGTCGTCGGCGGCGAGGCTGCCATCTCGGGGGACGTCCTCGAGGACCTGCGGCGGCTCGCTCCCGATGTGGGACGCGTCGGCGGGTCGGACCGGTATGCCACGGCGGCACTGCTCGCCGACGGCGCGCAGGAGGTGCTGCACGTGGGCTCGGGACTGTCCTTCGCCGACGCCCTCGCCGCGGCGCCGGTCGCGGCCGCGGCGGACGGGGCCGTGCTGCTCACCGAGGCGGATCGGGTGCCGGCGGCGACCAGCCAGGCGTTGCAACGGCTCGCGCCGGAGCGGGTCGTGCTCACCGGGGGAGCCGGCGTGGTCGGCGAGGACGTGCGGCGGGCGTTGCTGCGGCTCGCCTCCTGAGGGTCGGGGCTCGGCCGGGACGACCAGCCCCCGGCCTCAGAGGTCGGCGAGCAGGGCCGCCGGCTGCTCCACGCAGTCGGCGACGAGGCGCAGGAACCCGCCCGCCGTCCCGCCGTCACACACGCGGTGGTCGAAGGTGAAGGACAGCTGCGTCACCTTGCGCAGCTTCACCTTGCCCCGGTGCGCCCACGGCTTGTCGACGATCCGGCCGACGCCCAGCATCGCGGCCTCGGGGTGGTTGATGATCGGCGTGGAGCCGTCGACACCGAAGACCCCGTAGTTGTTGAGCGTGAACGTGCCTCCGGTCAGCTCGGCGGGGGAGAGCTTGCCGTCCCGGGCGCGGACCGTGAGCTCGCGCAGCACGGCGGCCAGCTCGGTGGTCGTCATCGCGTCGGCACCGTGCACGACCGGCACCACGAGCCCGCGCGGGCTCTGCGCCGCGAAGCCGAGGTTGACCGCGCCGTGGTGGACGATCTCGCCGGCCTCGGTGTCGACCGAGGAGTTGAGGGCGGGGTAGGCTCGCAGCCCGGCCACGGTGATCCGGGCCAGCAGCGGCAGCACGCCGATGCCCGC
This window contains:
- a CDS encoding cell wall-binding repeat-containing protein, whose product is MPLPARRARPRPLARLRATAATLLAGALLLAGGPASALTGDEDDLGARALREDGWSEPHADLEDVTRSGPVVPTSPPITNVTQMTPSYYADGCHVFRSGTTVLPGCVYGDVDSEVEVAVLGSSKVGQYFPALEEIALREGWRLRMYTKLACSFTDEPEPTYPECDAYKADLREHLAEHPPDLVITGGMRQDVADGYTRTWTWLRGLGVEEVVALWDSPGPTGGNPAACVAQAIEEGESLSSCAVWLLDQHSGNPSMREAAAQVHGASFVDLRDWVCPSTHLDPRCPAVVGRAQLYGSGSHLVPSYTATLTDPLHQRLHEAGIAAYRPSVDRVGGADRYATAALLARDAAPGGRVFLTSGADFPDALAAAAKAGAQDEVVLLTRGASLPSVTREALLELEPSQVLVVGGEEAVPQSVLEEVAELAPAERVAGSGRYETAAALAEVAPVVRGEVVYVATGEAFPDALAAAAQAGQASAPILLVRHDEVPVATEYALDALDPERVVVVGGEAAISGDVLEDLRRLAPDVGRVGGSDRYATAALLADGAQEVLHVGSGLSFADALAAAPVAAAADGAVLLTEADRVPAATSQALQRLAPERVVLTGGAGVVGEDVRRALLRLAS